In Aquiflexum balticum DSM 16537, a single genomic region encodes these proteins:
- a CDS encoding OmpH family outer membrane protein, producing the protein MERRNILLFLLLLSSTAFIGNPVTAQKFGYIDSEFLLNKHPDYKVVQSELEALSTQWKKEAQQLEKEIKDMYASLQAEEVLLTEEMYQDKLNTIKEKQKEAVAFNNRVFGVNGQYYQKQAELLQPLQSKIYDAIDRVCKRNNLAMLFDKAAGPLMIYTDPRHDYSEFVLEELGLENK; encoded by the coding sequence ATGGAAAGACGGAATATATTATTATTTTTGCTCCTTCTAAGCAGCACAGCTTTCATTGGAAATCCGGTAACAGCTCAAAAGTTTGGATACATCGATTCAGAATTTCTATTAAACAAGCATCCTGATTATAAAGTAGTTCAATCTGAATTAGAGGCACTGAGCACGCAATGGAAAAAAGAGGCACAGCAATTGGAGAAAGAAATAAAGGATATGTATGCAAGTCTTCAGGCAGAGGAAGTATTACTGACTGAGGAGATGTATCAGGATAAATTAAATACAATCAAAGAAAAACAAAAAGAAGCAGTTGCGTTCAATAACAGGGTATTTGGAGTCAATGGTCAGTATTACCAAAAACAAGCTGAATTGCTTCAACCGCTTCAATCCAAAATATACGATGCTATCGACCGTGTATGTAAGCGAAATAACCTTGCCATGTTGTTTGACAAAGCAGCAGGCCCATTAATGATTTATACAGACCCAAGACATGATTATTCGGAATTTGTTTTGGAAGAATTAGGATTAGAAAACAAGTAA
- a CDS encoding OmpH family outer membrane protein: MMKIKVILSAIALFCVGFVAQAQELKIGYTNVELLMDLMPEMEQIAADIQDYQSQLQTNIQTKAQDFQRKVQAYQQAAPTMTEDARAAKEQELQKLQQELQKYEQDAQTSYQRKLGELLEPVQQKVFNAINAVAAENNYTHVFSESAGQSPILLYTKDEDKFTELVLAKLGIQLPAQNPSN; the protein is encoded by the coding sequence ATGATGAAAATTAAAGTTATCCTTTCCGCAATAGCTTTGTTTTGCGTGGGATTTGTAGCCCAAGCCCAAGAATTGAAAATTGGTTATACCAATGTGGAGTTGTTGATGGATCTGATGCCGGAAATGGAGCAAATAGCTGCCGACATTCAGGATTATCAATCTCAGCTTCAGACCAATATCCAGACAAAGGCCCAGGATTTCCAAAGAAAGGTTCAGGCATACCAGCAGGCAGCCCCAACCATGACTGAGGATGCAAGAGCTGCAAAAGAACAAGAGCTTCAAAAGTTGCAGCAGGAACTGCAAAAGTATGAGCAGGATGCCCAGACCTCTTATCAAAGGAAACTCGGCGAATTATTGGAGCCAGTACAGCAGAAGGTGTTCAACGCCATCAACGCTGTAGCTGCAGAGAACAACTACACCCATGTTTTCTCTGAGTCAGCAGGTCAATCCCCAATTTTGTTGTACACCAAAGACGAAGACAAGTTCACTGAATTGGTATTGGCCAAATTGGGAATCCAACTTCCTGCCCAAAATCCAAGTAATTAA
- the trxA gene encoding thioredoxin, with the protein MAKKKFKEIVQQSDDAILVDFYADWCGPCQTMNPVLEQVVGELAGKIKLYKLNVDRNPQVSLQFGVRSIPHYILFKKGKILWRKGGVMTKRELLQVMKGFTG; encoded by the coding sequence ATGGCAAAGAAAAAATTCAAGGAAATTGTACAGCAATCAGATGACGCTATTCTAGTGGATTTCTATGCTGATTGGTGTGGCCCTTGTCAGACTATGAACCCTGTTTTGGAGCAGGTTGTCGGTGAATTGGCAGGCAAAATCAAGCTTTATAAACTGAATGTAGACCGAAACCCCCAGGTCAGTCTACAATTTGGGGTGAGGTCAATTCCCCATTATATTCTTTTCAAAAAAGGCAAGATACTCTGGAGAAAAGGAGGAGTGATGACCAAGCGTGAGCTTTTGCAGGTCATGAAAGGTTTTACGGGGTAA
- a CDS encoding DUF2784 domain-containing protein → MLQVADILFTVFHTLLILFNLFAWIWKPLRKWHFVTISLTLASWVILGIWYGWGYCPLTDWHWDILRNLGRTDLPNSYITFIIKRLSGLDFDPNLVDTMTLSLALLAFFISIKVNFFPRKNP, encoded by the coding sequence ATGCTTCAAGTAGCTGATATCTTATTCACCGTTTTTCATACGCTGTTGATCCTTTTCAATCTGTTTGCCTGGATCTGGAAGCCCTTACGAAAGTGGCATTTTGTGACTATCTCACTGACTTTGGCTTCTTGGGTAATTTTGGGAATCTGGTATGGTTGGGGTTATTGTCCTTTGACTGACTGGCATTGGGATATTTTAAGGAATTTAGGCCGGACAGACCTTCCAAATTCCTACATCACCTTTATCATCAAAAGACTATCCGGCTTGGATTTTGATCCAAATCTAGTGGATACCATGACCTTATCACTGGCATTGTTGGCTTTCTTTATTTCTATCAAAGTAAATTTCTTCCCAAGAAAAAATCCGTAA